The following proteins come from a genomic window of Geomonas sp. RF6:
- a CDS encoding uracil-xanthine permease family protein encodes MNLRYGLEDRLSAGKSTIYAVQWIAVSLPFVIIAGTLAAGHHFSDPGLRTLYLQKATFVTALMLLAQAFIGHRLTLISGSATALLLGIVGSGANPDATYTAMGLCGVLLALVSAAGLFGWIRTVFTARVTATVLLLIAFTMTPIIVRLITAGATDGAPDRLLFAAFFTATLFVAHRFLSAAGRSLLIVAGMAAGSFLYYGIFGGSPSLGSYAPVASFFSGFTSPVFDAGTVLSFLFCFLALALNEIGSIQAVAPFLQPDGMERRVQRGMTVAGMVNAVAGFLGVIGPIDFSVSPGVIAATGCGSRYPLIPAALILVAASFSPLLLGLAGAIPPTVIASILIYTLAGQAAAGFGLAFVGGRFTFEDGLVVALPLLAGTVVAHLPPSVVAAFPPLFRSVAGNGFVVGVVAALLLDQLFRIGRK; translated from the coding sequence ATGAATCTCCGCTACGGGCTGGAGGACCGCCTCTCCGCCGGCAAATCGACCATATATGCAGTTCAGTGGATCGCGGTATCGCTCCCCTTCGTCATTATCGCGGGAACGCTTGCCGCAGGGCACCACTTTTCCGACCCGGGGCTGCGCACCCTTTACCTGCAGAAGGCCACCTTCGTCACTGCCCTCATGCTCCTCGCCCAGGCGTTCATCGGGCACCGCCTGACACTGATCTCGGGATCGGCGACCGCGCTACTCCTCGGCATCGTCGGCAGCGGCGCGAACCCCGACGCGACCTACACCGCCATGGGGCTCTGCGGAGTCCTCCTGGCCCTGGTATCCGCCGCCGGTCTCTTCGGGTGGATCCGCACGGTCTTCACCGCACGCGTCACCGCCACCGTCCTTCTCCTGATCGCCTTCACCATGACGCCGATCATCGTCCGGCTTATTACGGCCGGCGCAACGGACGGTGCTCCTGACCGGCTCCTCTTCGCCGCCTTTTTCACCGCCACCCTTTTTGTCGCCCACCGCTTTCTTTCAGCCGCCGGTCGCTCCCTTCTGATCGTCGCCGGCATGGCGGCCGGAAGCTTCCTCTACTACGGGATCTTCGGCGGAAGCCCAAGCCTCGGGAGCTACGCCCCCGTTGCCTCATTTTTCAGCGGGTTCACCTCCCCCGTCTTCGACGCGGGCACTGTCCTTTCCTTTCTCTTCTGCTTTCTCGCCCTCGCCCTCAATGAAATAGGATCGATTCAGGCGGTTGCACCGTTCCTGCAACCGGACGGCATGGAGCGGCGCGTGCAGAGAGGTATGACGGTAGCGGGAATGGTGAACGCCGTCGCGGGCTTTCTTGGGGTCATCGGACCGATCGACTTCTCCGTCAGCCCGGGAGTGATCGCCGCCACCGGATGCGGCTCGCGCTACCCGCTGATCCCGGCGGCGCTGATCCTCGTCGCGGCATCATTCTCGCCGCTCCTCCTGGGGCTCGCCGGGGCGATCCCGCCGACCGTCATCGCCAGCATCCTGATCTACACCCTCGCAGGACAGGCCGCCGCGGGATTCGGCCTCGCCTTTGTGGGCGGCAGGTTCACCTTTGAGGACGGGCTGGTCGTCGCGCTTCCCCTGCTGGCGGGAACCGTGGTGGCGCACCTGCCCCCTTCCGTCGTGGCGGCCTTCCCTCCACTTTTTCGCTCCGTCGCCGGGAACGGCTTCGTAGTCGGGGTGGTGGCAGCTCTCCTCCTCGACCAGCTCTTCCGGATCGGCCGGAAATAA
- a CDS encoding DUF3553 domain-containing protein produces MIIKRGSVISHTVAKEWGVGKVIEVNDLRAVIQFNDGSVRKIISSHFFKLEAADNSLYHPPTDTSIPLAVAAPKRPKKVKAVV; encoded by the coding sequence ATGATCATCAAGCGGGGTAGCGTAATCAGTCACACCGTCGCGAAAGAGTGGGGCGTTGGCAAAGTCATCGAGGTAAACGATCTCAGAGCCGTGATCCAGTTCAACGACGGCAGCGTCAGGAAGATTATTTCTTCCCACTTCTTCAAGCTGGAAGCTGCAGACAATTCCCTCTATCACCCGCCCACCGATACTTCCATCCCGCTGGCGGTAGCTGCACCGAAGAGACCGAAAAAAGTGAAGGCCGTCGTGTAA
- a CDS encoding GGDEF domain-containing response regulator, with amino-acid sequence MDGQAKHSVLVADDNILIRNIVVDMLKTMGFEVCEAEDGAQALEAYQSKRFHIVVTDWVMPRMTGLELCQAIRADSSARPHLGYTYIIMLTSQDSKNDTITALDAGADEYLTKPVHKPELQARIRTAMRIIELEAIREAHLQQVYAASLVDVLTGVHNRKFMEERLPLEIKRTNRYQRPLSVMLIGFNGIDKFRKDNGIFATEKLLQATAALLKESVRQEVDWVARWNEYHFLVLLPETEVNDACTVAKRLKVRMNQIAIEVKDTTVKASPLYGIVGFVGDKTKKDIPLERLLEFAQQALEKADPATQIGGIKLG; translated from the coding sequence TTGGACGGCCAGGCAAAACATTCAGTTCTCGTTGCGGACGACAACATACTGATCCGCAATATCGTGGTCGACATGTTGAAGACGATGGGTTTCGAGGTGTGCGAAGCGGAGGATGGGGCGCAGGCCCTCGAGGCGTACCAGTCAAAACGGTTTCACATCGTCGTCACAGACTGGGTGATGCCCAGGATGACGGGACTGGAGCTCTGCCAGGCGATCCGCGCCGACAGCAGCGCCCGGCCTCATCTCGGCTACACCTACATCATCATGCTTACCTCCCAGGACAGCAAGAACGACACGATCACCGCTCTCGACGCCGGGGCCGACGAATACCTCACAAAGCCGGTCCACAAGCCCGAACTGCAGGCGAGGATCAGGACCGCCATGCGCATCATCGAGCTCGAGGCGATCAGGGAGGCGCACCTCCAGCAGGTCTACGCAGCGTCCCTCGTGGATGTGCTCACCGGTGTCCACAACCGCAAGTTCATGGAGGAGCGGCTCCCCCTGGAGATCAAGCGGACGAACAGGTACCAGCGCCCGCTCTCCGTCATGCTGATCGGCTTCAACGGGATCGACAAGTTCCGCAAAGACAACGGTATCTTCGCCACAGAAAAGCTGCTCCAGGCGACAGCCGCCCTTTTGAAGGAGTCTGTCCGCCAGGAGGTTGACTGGGTGGCGCGCTGGAACGAGTACCACTTTCTGGTGCTCCTCCCGGAAACCGAGGTGAACGACGCCTGCACCGTCGCGAAGCGGCTGAAAGTCCGCATGAACCAGATAGCGATCGAGGTGAAAGACACCACCGTGAAGGCATCCCCCCTCTACGGGATCGTCGGCTTTGTGGGAGACAAGACGAAGAAGGACATACCGCTCGAGCGGCTGCTGGAGTTCGCCCAGCAGGCGCTGGAAAAGGCGGACCCCGCCACCCAGATCGGCGGCATAAAGCTCGGGTGA
- a CDS encoding cold-shock protein yields MANGTVKWFNDSKGFGFLEQENGEDVFCHFSAITGDGFKSLAEGDKVTFDVVKGPKGLQAANVKRI; encoded by the coding sequence ATGGCAAATGGAACGGTAAAATGGTTTAACGACAGCAAGGGTTTTGGATTTCTTGAGCAGGAGAATGGCGAGGACGTTTTTTGCCACTTTTCCGCCATCACCGGTGACGGGTTCAAGTCCCTTGCTGAAGGCGATAAGGTAACGTTCGATGTGGTCAAGGGGCCGAAGGGCCTCCAGGCTGCGAACGTGAAAAGGATCTAA
- a CDS encoding TIGR01458 family HAD-type hydrolase, giving the protein MIKGILLDLAGTIHVGDAPLPGAISAVRALAASGLPLRFVTNTSRRTRAALHEDLRRIGFDIAAEEIFTAPLAVRRYLEEHRLRPYLLVHQHLLPEYDGLCCDNPDAVVVGDAEEGFSFRNMNTAFRLLKGGARLLAAGRTRYFEGGGGLELDVGPFVAALEYAAETTAVVLGKPSPDFFLEAAAEVGVEPSDCIMVGDDAETDIAAALAAGVQGALVQTGKYREGDERRIGGDFILARNIASAVEEIVGRVKRGG; this is encoded by the coding sequence ATGATCAAGGGCATTCTGCTCGATCTTGCCGGCACCATTCATGTGGGGGACGCGCCGCTTCCCGGTGCCATTTCCGCGGTGCGCGCCCTGGCGGCGTCCGGCCTGCCTCTGCGCTTTGTGACCAATACTTCCCGCAGGACGAGAGCGGCTCTGCATGAAGACCTGCGCCGGATCGGCTTCGACATCGCGGCCGAAGAAATTTTCACCGCCCCGCTTGCGGTGCGCCGCTACCTCGAGGAGCACCGGCTGCGCCCGTACCTTCTGGTTCACCAACACCTCCTTCCGGAGTACGATGGACTCTGCTGTGACAACCCCGATGCCGTCGTCGTAGGAGACGCCGAGGAGGGGTTCAGCTTTCGCAACATGAATACCGCCTTCCGGCTCCTCAAAGGCGGTGCCAGGCTCCTGGCCGCCGGCCGCACCCGCTACTTTGAAGGGGGCGGGGGGCTGGAGCTTGACGTCGGCCCTTTCGTCGCCGCACTGGAGTATGCAGCGGAGACGACCGCAGTTGTCCTTGGAAAACCCTCTCCTGATTTCTTCCTGGAAGCCGCTGCGGAAGTGGGTGTGGAGCCTTCAGACTGCATCATGGTAGGGGACGACGCGGAGACTGACATCGCTGCCGCTCTTGCCGCGGGGGTGCAGGGGGCGCTGGTTCAAACCGGAAAATACCGCGAAGGGGATGAACGACGGATAGGCGGGGACTTCATTCTTGCCAGGAACATCGCCTCGGCAGTTGAGGAGATCGTTGGGAGGGTGAAGCGAGGCGGGTAA
- a CDS encoding Fic/DOC family protein: MHDRYDTSTLPEDQYEEGSNFKVLRNLLGIKHPDDMGIAETAALWRVQEQLIGEVVVGHSFTERDIQTIHRQWLGGIYPWAGVYRQVNMSKGNFQFAMAHAIPALMAEFERTQLRVYTPCVFNDADAVTDALAEVHVELMLIHPFREGNGRLGRLLATLMALQAGLPLLDFGELDSLREEYFAAVREGLDRNYVPMKQLFEIVIDSSL; the protein is encoded by the coding sequence ATGCACGATCGTTATGACACATCTACGCTGCCGGAAGACCAGTACGAAGAAGGATCAAACTTCAAGGTGCTGCGCAACCTCCTCGGCATAAAGCACCCGGACGACATGGGAATTGCGGAGACGGCCGCGCTCTGGCGCGTGCAGGAACAACTGATCGGCGAGGTGGTGGTGGGACATTCCTTCACGGAGAGGGACATACAAACCATTCACCGGCAGTGGCTCGGAGGTATCTATCCGTGGGCTGGAGTGTACCGGCAGGTCAACATGAGCAAGGGAAACTTCCAGTTCGCCATGGCACACGCCATTCCGGCCCTCATGGCGGAATTTGAGCGGACGCAGTTGCGAGTGTACACCCCCTGTGTGTTCAACGATGCTGACGCAGTGACCGATGCGCTGGCCGAAGTGCATGTGGAACTGATGCTGATTCACCCCTTCCGTGAAGGGAACGGCCGACTGGGGCGCCTGCTCGCCACCCTGATGGCGTTGCAGGCGGGACTGCCGCTGCTCGATTTCGGCGAACTCGACAGCCTTCGGGAGGAGTACTTTGCGGCGGTGCGGGAGGGGCTGGACAGGAATTACGTCCCGATGAAACAGCTCTTCGAGATAGTCATCGACTCTTCTTTGTAG
- a CDS encoding tetratricopeptide repeat-containing protein encodes MNPHVFVAMPFGKKEEIDFDAVYHDLIEPALKERGFEVFRADQELRAGEIRADMFQELLLADLVVADVSIDNPNVWYELGVRHALRSRGVILIQSKREYQPFDIYTDRKLTYHIKDGAPDPAALQKDRDDLARHAVETFNSWHGRKISPVYQLLPYLEEPEWKKLYVKESGEFWEQHEAWGSRIETARRNRRPADIMVLAEEAPNHALMREARLAAGKALINLGHFELGIEQLDKGIAASPEDAEMLRSKALALGRLKKHSEAKEILRSLLREDPSDAETLAHLGRVGKEAWVSGWRREGIAPAQMLVEAALEDGLLREAICTYSAAFLHDPCHYYSGINAITLSHLLAHVSGTEKPPEQCALMEGGVRWAIRSALSRETVQEKDYWARASLGDLELLASDTSVVERAYRDAVAVADGNWFDIDCSRQQLLLLKDLNFRAVQVEAALRIFEREMEKLVEPWRPQKVFLFSGHMIDAPGRAEPRFPPEKEEVARGAIAAELDRLGAMASDLAICGGACGGDILFAEEALKRGLRVNVRIPFPKGEFLERSVAFAGEQWVDRFQALKEHKKSKLLVLPEELGPTPVGANPYERNNLWQLYYALSWGPEKVQLIALWDGKAGDGRGGTKHMCDSVRKRSGDVHVIETRSLW; translated from the coding sequence ATGAATCCACATGTCTTTGTCGCCATGCCTTTCGGCAAGAAGGAAGAGATCGACTTCGACGCCGTTTACCACGACTTGATCGAGCCGGCACTGAAGGAGCGCGGATTCGAGGTGTTCCGCGCAGATCAGGAACTGCGCGCCGGCGAGATTCGGGCGGACATGTTCCAGGAGCTTCTCCTTGCCGACCTGGTGGTCGCCGACGTTTCCATCGACAACCCCAATGTGTGGTACGAGCTCGGCGTGAGGCATGCGCTCAGGTCCCGCGGCGTCATCCTCATCCAGTCAAAGCGCGAGTACCAGCCTTTCGACATCTACACCGACAGGAAACTCACCTATCACATAAAGGACGGCGCCCCCGATCCCGCCGCTCTGCAAAAGGACCGCGACGACCTGGCGCGCCACGCGGTGGAGACCTTCAACAGCTGGCACGGCCGCAAGATTAGCCCTGTATACCAGCTCCTCCCCTACCTCGAGGAGCCGGAATGGAAGAAGCTGTATGTAAAGGAGTCGGGGGAGTTCTGGGAGCAACATGAGGCGTGGGGGAGCCGGATCGAGACCGCCCGCCGCAACCGTAGGCCCGCCGACATCATGGTTCTCGCAGAGGAGGCGCCAAACCACGCCCTGATGAGGGAGGCGCGGCTGGCGGCAGGGAAGGCGCTTATCAACCTCGGCCACTTCGAGCTCGGCATCGAGCAGCTCGACAAGGGGATCGCCGCGTCACCGGAAGATGCGGAGATGCTGCGCAGCAAGGCGCTTGCCCTTGGCCGGCTGAAGAAGCACAGCGAGGCGAAGGAAATCCTGCGCTCTCTCCTGCGGGAGGACCCGTCAGACGCGGAGACACTCGCGCATCTCGGGCGGGTCGGTAAGGAGGCGTGGGTGAGCGGGTGGCGGCGGGAGGGGATCGCGCCGGCGCAGATGCTCGTGGAGGCGGCGCTGGAGGACGGCCTCCTGCGGGAGGCGATATGCACCTACTCCGCGGCGTTTCTACACGACCCCTGCCATTACTACTCCGGGATCAACGCCATCACCCTGTCCCATCTCCTCGCCCATGTAAGCGGAACGGAGAAGCCCCCGGAGCAGTGCGCTCTCATGGAGGGGGGGGTGCGCTGGGCCATCCGCAGCGCGCTGTCGCGGGAGACGGTGCAGGAGAAGGATTACTGGGCGAGGGCGAGCCTGGGCGACCTCGAGCTTCTGGCAAGCGACACCTCCGTCGTGGAGAGGGCGTACCGCGATGCGGTCGCAGTCGCCGACGGCAACTGGTTTGACATCGACTGCTCGAGGCAGCAGCTCCTTCTTCTGAAGGACCTCAATTTCCGCGCCGTGCAGGTGGAGGCGGCGCTGCGCATCTTCGAGCGCGAGATGGAGAAGCTCGTCGAGCCGTGGCGCCCGCAGAAGGTTTTCCTCTTTTCCGGCCACATGATCGATGCGCCGGGGCGGGCGGAGCCGCGCTTTCCCCCCGAAAAGGAGGAGGTGGCCAGGGGGGCGATCGCCGCAGAACTCGATCGCCTGGGCGCGATGGCGAGCGATCTCGCCATCTGCGGCGGTGCGTGCGGCGGTGACATCCTCTTTGCCGAAGAGGCGCTGAAGCGCGGGCTGAGAGTGAACGTGCGCATCCCTTTTCCAAAGGGGGAGTTCCTGGAGCGATCCGTCGCATTTGCAGGGGAGCAGTGGGTGGATCGCTTTCAGGCGCTGAAGGAGCACAAAAAGAGCAAGCTCCTGGTGCTCCCCGAGGAGCTCGGGCCGACTCCCGTCGGGGCGAACCCGTACGAGAGGAACAATCTCTGGCAACTGTACTACGCCCTCTCCTGGGGTCCGGAAAAGGTCCAGCTCATTGCTCTGTGGGACGGCAAGGCCGGAGACGGGCGCGGCGGAACGAAGCACATGTGCGACAGCGTGAGGAAGCGCTCCGGCGACGTGCACGTCATCGAGACGCGGTCGCTGTGGTAG
- a CDS encoding TRAFs-binding domain-containing protein, with protein MSASELRPIAFMVMPFRKRPVPGAPEGAPKELDCDALWDRAFRPVLEELGYLPVRADIEAGTVIVKDMLERLAFADLVLADMSLPNGNVYYEIGIRHVAKETDCVLVAAEWSSQLFDVDQMRTVRYPLKDGAVPDEAAQAVREVLKEKLPKVRSSRTPYYELIKEKSEASCFREQLETISAFQASVREARLMPTAEGRKGAVEALVAKYTGAAFCIPEVAFELLTLVRDCVSWQAMLDFVKQLPDSVQKDGYTKEQTLLAEAKTGNDAAAIAGLEELIRLRGDTPERRGLLGGRYKNLWRQMRDQRTGAGDATASLKEQGYLDEAIENYRKGMCLDLNEYYCVCNLPGLLRARSGPGDEEEAAFFDRLTVLATEVKMDKGEEDEWARPTLLGAAFRSGDVKEVSRLVRDVAREGASAWKLGTTLRDIEDAVAALPATDVRKQMEKYRDQLATLV; from the coding sequence ATGAGCGCATCTGAACTACGCCCCATCGCCTTCATGGTTATGCCCTTTAGAAAACGCCCGGTTCCCGGTGCTCCGGAAGGCGCCCCGAAGGAGCTCGATTGTGACGCCCTGTGGGACCGGGCTTTCCGTCCGGTGCTGGAGGAGCTCGGTTACCTCCCGGTCCGTGCCGACATCGAAGCGGGGACTGTCATCGTGAAGGACATGCTGGAGCGCCTGGCGTTTGCGGACCTCGTCCTCGCCGACATGTCCCTCCCAAACGGCAACGTCTACTACGAAATCGGCATCCGCCACGTCGCGAAGGAAACAGACTGCGTTCTCGTCGCCGCGGAGTGGTCGTCGCAGCTTTTCGACGTCGACCAGATGCGCACGGTGCGCTATCCGTTGAAAGACGGTGCGGTTCCTGACGAGGCAGCACAGGCTGTCAGAGAGGTGCTGAAGGAGAAGCTCCCGAAGGTGCGGAGCTCGAGGACGCCGTATTACGAGCTCATCAAGGAGAAGAGCGAGGCGAGCTGTTTCCGGGAGCAGCTGGAAACTATCAGCGCCTTTCAGGCGAGCGTGCGGGAAGCGCGCCTGATGCCGACCGCAGAGGGGCGAAAGGGAGCGGTCGAGGCTCTTGTCGCCAAATACACCGGAGCCGCATTCTGTATCCCGGAGGTCGCTTTCGAACTCCTCACCCTCGTGAGGGACTGCGTTTCGTGGCAGGCGATGCTCGATTTCGTGAAGCAGCTGCCGGATTCGGTGCAAAAGGACGGGTACACGAAGGAGCAAACGCTCCTGGCTGAAGCAAAGACCGGGAACGACGCCGCCGCTATCGCAGGGCTGGAGGAACTGATCAGGTTGCGCGGGGACACCCCTGAGCGGCGTGGGCTGCTGGGGGGGCGCTACAAGAATCTGTGGCGGCAGATGCGGGACCAGAGGACCGGCGCAGGCGATGCCACCGCGAGCCTGAAGGAGCAGGGGTATCTTGATGAGGCGATAGAAAACTATCGGAAAGGAATGTGCCTCGACCTCAATGAGTACTACTGCGTTTGCAACCTCCCGGGACTCTTGCGGGCGCGGAGTGGCCCCGGTGACGAGGAGGAGGCTGCGTTTTTCGACCGGCTGACGGTGCTCGCGACCGAGGTGAAGATGGACAAGGGGGAAGAGGACGAGTGGGCTCGCCCGACCCTCCTTGGCGCTGCCTTCCGTAGTGGCGATGTAAAGGAGGTGAGCCGTCTGGTGCGCGACGTGGCGCGGGAAGGGGCCTCTGCATGGAAGCTCGGCACAACGCTGCGAGACATAGAGGACGCTGTCGCCGCACTGCCGGCTACGGATGTCCGAAAACAGATGGAGAAGTACCGGGATCAGCTGGCGACGCTGGTTTAG
- a CDS encoding DUF554 domain-containing protein, which translates to MILTGTIVNAAAICAGAVIGRYAGRFVPNRMRQTVMVGLGLAVLLIGLQMALKSQQTMIVIGSLIVGGILGEILQIEARLESFGLWLQGRFSGAGNIAEGFVAASLLFCVGAMAIMGSLQDGFGAEPTILYAKAALDGIASIALTSTLGVGVLFSAVPVALYQGGITLAADSAKVLLTDPVVVEMNAVGGLLIAAIGLDLMGYKRLPVGNMLPAVFVAVGLMWVLGMA; encoded by the coding sequence ATGATTTTGACAGGAACGATCGTAAACGCCGCTGCAATCTGCGCGGGAGCCGTCATCGGCAGGTATGCCGGGCGCTTCGTCCCTAACAGGATGAGGCAGACCGTCATGGTCGGGCTCGGACTGGCGGTGCTCCTTATCGGCCTGCAGATGGCGCTGAAAAGCCAGCAGACAATGATCGTGATCGGCAGCCTGATCGTCGGCGGCATCCTGGGGGAGATCCTGCAGATCGAGGCGCGCCTCGAGTCGTTCGGGCTTTGGCTGCAGGGGCGCTTTTCCGGGGCGGGAAACATCGCGGAAGGGTTCGTTGCCGCAAGCCTCCTCTTTTGTGTCGGCGCCATGGCGATCATGGGCTCGTTGCAGGACGGGTTCGGCGCAGAGCCGACGATACTCTATGCAAAGGCAGCTCTGGACGGCATCGCCTCCATCGCGCTCACCTCCACTCTGGGAGTCGGCGTTCTCTTTTCGGCGGTTCCCGTTGCTCTCTATCAGGGAGGGATAACGCTCGCCGCCGATTCCGCAAAGGTGCTCCTAACCGATCCGGTGGTGGTGGAAATGAATGCGGTAGGGGGGCTTTTGATCGCGGCCATCGGACTCGATCTCATGGGGTACAAACGCCTGCCGGTCGGCAACATGCTTCCGGCCGTTTTCGTTGCTGTGGGGCTCATGTGGGTACTTGGGATGGCCTAA
- a CDS encoding OprD family outer membrane porin, with protein MKDLFFHCAKVIRSRSITVGKASAAVAIAASLSLPALALAQDGATPPAEPTSVLEMFTKGKIFGNAKTIYFSSRNNYFSGFDQDTVSIGGNVFYKTARYHGFSLGLSGFWQQGIAHNNNLAKVDSYLHPNLLGLGEAYGQWENERFRITVGNQQLEVPFANSNDWRMVPPLYQGVTARYGDSNNSITAFGINRFKSYIDNSFTRQTTYNQKIDPFGTIGTEATDGFWGVGGARTADLDSVVLKGQAWFVDYLDYARMTYLEGQVSAKEGIVKPFAAFQFMHEDGDGKELLGKVQSEVYGLQLGVKRNSITASVGYDYITPHSDSYLNGSLVTPYAHNVSSGPFFAQPYLSSTQDLGAGSAYAIDISGAARENLFVGGRYSFMDLKPSASAKSWNQSEYLVYAIYDFGGKLKGFSISDFMALQTSPVYDNPFWQNRLTLQYNF; from the coding sequence ATGAAGGATCTGTTCTTCCACTGCGCAAAAGTCATCAGGAGCCGGAGTATCACGGTAGGAAAAGCGTCCGCCGCGGTCGCCATTGCTGCATCACTGTCTCTGCCGGCCCTGGCTCTCGCCCAGGATGGCGCTACCCCCCCCGCAGAACCGACTTCCGTCCTGGAAATGTTCACCAAAGGGAAGATCTTCGGCAACGCGAAGACCATCTACTTCTCGTCGCGCAACAACTACTTCTCCGGCTTTGACCAGGACACCGTGAGCATCGGCGGCAACGTCTTCTACAAGACCGCCAGGTATCACGGCTTCTCCCTTGGGCTGAGCGGCTTTTGGCAGCAGGGGATCGCGCACAACAACAATCTCGCCAAGGTGGACAGCTACCTGCACCCCAATCTGCTGGGGCTCGGCGAAGCATACGGGCAGTGGGAGAACGAAAGGTTCCGGATCACCGTCGGAAACCAGCAGCTCGAGGTTCCGTTCGCCAACAGCAACGACTGGCGCATGGTGCCCCCCCTCTACCAGGGGGTGACAGCCCGGTACGGCGACAGCAACAACTCCATCACCGCCTTCGGCATCAACCGCTTCAAGTCGTACATCGACAACTCCTTTACGAGGCAGACGACCTACAACCAGAAGATCGACCCGTTCGGCACCATCGGGACCGAGGCCACGGACGGATTCTGGGGGGTGGGGGGAGCCCGCACCGCCGACCTCGATTCCGTCGTGCTGAAGGGGCAGGCGTGGTTCGTCGATTATCTCGACTACGCGCGTATGACCTATCTCGAGGGGCAGGTCTCCGCGAAGGAAGGGATTGTGAAGCCGTTTGCCGCGTTCCAGTTCATGCACGAGGACGGTGACGGCAAGGAACTCCTGGGGAAGGTGCAGAGCGAGGTGTACGGCCTGCAGCTCGGCGTGAAGCGCAATTCCATCACCGCATCGGTTGGCTATGACTACATCACGCCGCATTCCGACTCTTACCTGAACGGCTCGCTGGTCACCCCGTACGCGCACAATGTGTCGTCCGGCCCCTTCTTCGCGCAGCCGTACCTCTCCAGCACGCAGGACCTGGGTGCGGGAAGCGCCTACGCTATCGACATCAGCGGCGCGGCGCGCGAGAACCTCTTCGTCGGAGGGCGCTACTCCTTCATGGATCTGAAGCCGTCCGCGTCGGCCAAGAGCTGGAACCAGTCCGAGTACCTGGTCTATGCGATTTACGACTTCGGCGGGAAACTGAAAGGATTCAGCATCAGCGACTTCATGGCTCTCCAGACCTCGCCTGTGTACGACAACCCGTTCTGGCAGAATCGCTTGACGCTGCAGTACAATTTCTAA
- a CDS encoding patatin-like phospholipase family protein, producing MEGELNHAKLTERIERKGAKKILALDGGGIRGMMSVQVLIAIEDLLRKELQKDESFRLADYFDFVSGTSTGAIIAACISLGMKARDIEAFYINSGKEMFDEAFLLDKLRYKFEDEKLARKLREVFDGDEGVTYLGSAKLKTLLMMVMRNATTDSPWPICNNPKAKYNDLSLPDCNLKLPLWQLVRASTAAPVYFPPEVLTVGEHRFIFVDGGITPYNNPAFQTFLMATTQPYNLNWQAGVKDMLVVSIGTGTSPGENEKLKPSDMNVLYNAGSIPSALMFAALNEQDFLCRVFGDCVCGDPLDSEVGDMMDMRGPGPKLFTYARYNAELTRNGLDKLGLPNIKPKDVQKLDSVDHIADLQQVGQAVAKQKVKREHFERFL from the coding sequence ATGGAGGGTGAACTCAACCACGCGAAGCTGACCGAAAGGATCGAGCGGAAAGGGGCGAAAAAGATTCTGGCACTCGATGGCGGAGGGATCAGGGGGATGATGAGTGTCCAGGTTCTCATCGCCATCGAGGATCTACTGCGAAAGGAGCTCCAGAAGGACGAGAGCTTCCGGCTTGCCGACTACTTCGACTTCGTCTCGGGCACCAGCACCGGAGCGATCATCGCCGCCTGCATCTCCCTCGGCATGAAGGCGCGGGACATCGAGGCCTTCTACATCAACAGCGGGAAGGAGATGTTCGACGAAGCGTTCCTCCTCGACAAGCTCCGTTACAAGTTCGAGGACGAGAAGCTCGCCAGGAAGCTGCGGGAGGTCTTCGACGGTGATGAGGGGGTGACATACCTGGGGAGCGCGAAGCTGAAGACCCTCCTCATGATGGTGATGCGCAACGCCACCACGGACTCCCCCTGGCCGATCTGCAACAATCCGAAGGCGAAGTACAACGACCTGTCGCTCCCGGACTGCAACCTGAAGCTCCCGCTCTGGCAGCTGGTGCGCGCGAGCACCGCCGCGCCGGTCTATTTCCCCCCCGAGGTCCTCACGGTAGGAGAGCACCGCTTCATCTTCGTGGACGGCGGCATCACCCCGTACAACAACCCCGCCTTCCAGACCTTCCTCATGGCCACGACGCAGCCGTACAACCTCAACTGGCAGGCGGGTGTGAAGGATATGCTGGTGGTCTCCATCGGCACCGGGACGAGCCCGGGAGAAAACGAGAAGCTGAAGCCATCGGACATGAACGTCCTGTACAACGCCGGCAGCATCCCCTCCGCCCTCATGTTCGCGGCGTTGAACGAGCAGGACTTCCTCTGTCGTGTCTTCGGTGACTGCGTCTGCGGCGATCCCCTCGATTCTGAAGTCGGCGACATGATGGACATGAGAGGCCCGGGTCCGAAACTCTTTACCTACGCCCGCTACAACGCCGAACTTACCCGCAATGGCCTGGACAAGCTCGGGCTTCCCAACATCAAGCCGAAGGACGTGCAAAAGCTCGACTCCGTCGACCACATCGCCGACCTGCAGCAGGTAGGACAGGCCGTGGCGAAACAAAAGGTGAAGAGGGAGCACTTCGAACGCTTCCTGTAG